In Ailuropoda melanoleuca isolate Jingjing chromosome 11, ASM200744v2, whole genome shotgun sequence, a genomic segment contains:
- the ATP5ME gene encoding ATP synthase subunit e, mitochondrial — protein MVPPVQVSPLIKLGRYSALFLGMAYGAKRYSYLKPRAEEERRIAAEEKKKQDERKRIERELAEAQDDSILK, from the exons ATGGTGCCGCCGGTGCAGGTCTCCCCGCTCATCAAG CTCGGCCGCTACTCCGCCCTGTTCCTCGGCATGGCGTACGGAGCCAAGCGCTACA GTTACCTGAAACCCCGGgcggaagaggagaggaggatagctgctgaggagaaaaagaagcaggatgAACGGAAACGGATTGAGAGAGAACTGGCCGAAG CCCAAGACGACAGCATACTCAAGTGA